A portion of the Gemmatimonadota bacterium genome contains these proteins:
- a CDS encoding GDP-mannose 4,6-dehydratase, with translation MAKKALITGITGQDGSYLAELLLDKGYEVHGIVRRVALEDPEHRLGRITHLQHKVELHPASLESFPSIYNVVRIIRPDECYHLAAQSFVDTSFKDAFSTLNININGTHYVLEALNELVPECRFYFAGSSEMFGKAEEVPQTEITRFHPRSPYGISKVAGFDLTRNYREAYGLYAASGILFNHESPRRGFEFVTRKITSHVARIKLGQIGHLSLGNLDAKRDWGHAREYVKAMWIMLQQDAPDDYVIATGETHSVREFCEIAFSHVGLDYREHVQIDPRFLRPAEVDLLIGDCTKAKDKLNWTYDIDFEGLVKEMVDADLRLFSKNS, from the coding sequence ATGGCAAAGAAGGCATTGATCACCGGCATCACGGGACAAGACGGTTCTTATCTGGCAGAACTCCTGCTCGATAAGGGCTACGAAGTACACGGCATTGTCAGGCGCGTGGCTCTCGAAGACCCCGAACACAGGCTCGGACGCATCACCCACTTGCAACACAAAGTGGAACTCCATCCCGCATCGCTCGAAAGCTTTCCCAGCATCTACAATGTCGTGCGCATCATTCGCCCCGACGAGTGTTACCACCTCGCAGCGCAAAGCTTTGTCGATACCTCTTTCAAAGATGCATTCTCAACACTCAATATCAACATCAACGGCACGCACTATGTCCTCGAAGCCCTCAATGAACTCGTGCCCGAATGCCGATTCTACTTTGCCGGATCGAGCGAAATGTTTGGCAAAGCCGAAGAAGTGCCCCAAACGGAAATCACGCGCTTTCATCCGCGCTCGCCCTACGGCATCTCCAAAGTCGCGGGATTTGACCTCACCCGCAACTATCGAGAAGCTTATGGCCTGTACGCCGCCAGCGGCATCTTGTTCAACCACGAATCCCCTCGTCGGGGATTTGAGTTTGTCACCCGCAAAATCACCTCACACGTCGCGCGCATCAAGCTCGGGCAAATCGGCCACCTCTCGCTCGGCAACCTCGACGCCAAACGCGACTGGGGACACGCCCGCGAATACGTCAAAGCCATGTGGATCATGCTCCAACAAGACGCGCCCGACGACTATGTCATCGCAACCGGTGAGACCCATTCGGTGCGCGAATTTTGCGAAATCGCCTTCTCACACGTCGGCCTCGACTATCGGGAACACGTGCAGATCGATCCGCGATTCTTGCGCCCGGCAGAAGTCGATCTGCTCATCGGCGATTGCACCAAAGCCAAAGACAAACTCAACTGGACTTACGACATAGACTTTGAAGGCCTCGTAAAAGAAATGGTTGACGCAGACCTCAGATTATTCTCAAAAAATTCATAA
- a CDS encoding zinc-binding dehydrogenase produces the protein MSRIGRAAVMSGEKFEIREYPVPDPEPGSILLKQELAGICGTDLHNWEYQRLRGEIILGHENVGIIDSLGSGVETDYLGNPIAPGDRVLFAPGTNKGAYGFIQAEEAPYLRGGFGEYIYLWNPDSVVLKTDMPAEVAVITEPFTIGVHGAMRSGLQFGDTVVVQGSGAIGLLTLVAAKVSGAGRLIMVGGPKGRLELAERLGADLTIDIADIPDPEERTKIVRENTPRGAGADVVFECAGFLPAIPEGVTFLRHSGTYVAMGHFVDVGSFDCNPNQMFMRRNMRLEAVWASTPEHFVRALPILERNEYAFADLVSHTIPIDRVAEGFNALHSGYHLDGKDTIKIAVKGGLV, from the coding sequence ATGTCTCGCATCGGACGCGCCGCAGTGATGAGCGGCGAAAAATTTGAAATACGCGAATATCCCGTTCCCGATCCAGAACCGGGATCAATTTTACTCAAACAAGAACTCGCTGGCATCTGCGGCACAGACCTGCACAACTGGGAATATCAGCGATTGCGGGGTGAGATCATTCTCGGCCACGAAAATGTCGGCATCATCGACAGCCTGGGATCCGGTGTAGAAACCGATTATCTGGGCAATCCCATCGCGCCCGGAGATCGGGTCCTCTTCGCACCTGGCACAAATAAGGGTGCATACGGTTTTATACAAGCCGAAGAAGCCCCCTATTTGCGGGGCGGCTTTGGCGAATACATCTACCTGTGGAACCCCGATTCAGTCGTGCTCAAAACCGATATGCCCGCCGAAGTTGCGGTCATCACCGAGCCTTTTACCATTGGCGTACACGGCGCAATGCGTTCCGGCTTGCAATTTGGCGACACCGTCGTCGTGCAGGGATCGGGAGCCATTGGCCTGCTCACACTCGTCGCCGCCAAAGTCAGCGGTGCGGGCCGGCTCATCATGGTCGGCGGACCCAAAGGGCGTCTGGAACTGGCGGAGCGCCTCGGCGCAGACCTCACCATCGACATTGCCGATATACCCGACCCTGAAGAACGCACGAAAATTGTGCGCGAAAATACGCCCCGAGGCGCAGGCGCCGATGTCGTCTTTGAATGCGCGGGATTTTTGCCCGCCATTCCCGAAGGCGTCACATTCCTGCGGCACAGCGGCACTTATGTCGCCATGGGCCATTTTGTCGATGTGGGGTCTTTTGACTGCAACCCCAACCAGATGTTTATGCGCCGCAACATGCGCCTCGAAGCCGTGTGGGCAAGCACCCCCGAACACTTTGTGCGCGCACTCCCCATCCTCGAGCGAAACGAATACGCCTTTGCCGACCTCGTCAGCCACACCATACCCATTGACCGCGTAGCCGAAGGATTCAACGCCCTGCACAGCGGATACCATCTCGACGGCAAAGACACAATTAAAATTGCAGTTAAAGGCGGGTTGGTATAA